A single window of Onychostoma macrolepis isolate SWU-2019 chromosome 16, ASM1243209v1, whole genome shotgun sequence DNA harbors:
- the zgc:101716 gene encoding uncharacterized protein C8orf76 homolog, with product MCMRGAVVSHARVFNMEILGSTFDDSVFEESRNRVSAALPAYEPKLCEPLWFCEDGNVEDPLEEQKTLKFRGDLAYRRKRYQAALDEYGSCLSLIPAGNISVKRDVLEGIARCCCHLGKKEEALNACEKLRTEVSNTCHLTCILQLELSVYEHYRDLTNSISSLQQLCCLHPYHPWYWLNLAMSFQRLLESDGRPDRSSTEEEHDQQQGTSSILRLKTIMCLIRTRLLFEILRIQQFSFVLENSQRALQDIEEALHVLQPTEKMLQTVSEVMAEDLNPEKMREENQDGESLSGLYIKDFDDRWWNKLHTKMQQETPALSMHRPLQETYE from the exons ATGTGTATGAGGGGAGCGGTAGTGAGTCACGCGCGTGTTTTTAACATGGAGATTCTGGGCAGCACTTTTGATGATTCTGTGTTCGAGGAATCAAGGAACAGAGTCTCCGCTGCTCTTCCCGCATACGAGCCCAAACTCTGCGAACCTCTG TGGTTTTGTGAAGATGGAAATGTTGAGGACCCATTAGAAGAACAAAAAACCCTGAAGTTTCGAGGAGATCTGGCCTACAGGAGGAAACGGTATCAG GCTGCTCTGGATGAGTATGGATCCTGCCTCTCTCTCATACCTGCTGGAAACATATCAGTGAAGAGAGATGTGCTGGAAGGGATCGCACGATGCTGCTGTCACCTGGGCAAAAAAGAAGAGGCTCTAAATGCCTGTGAGAAACTG AGGACAGAAGTATCCAACACCTGCCACCTCACTTGCATCCTTCAGCTGGAGCTGAGTGTTTATGAACACTACAGAGATCTGACAAACAGCATCTCCAGCCTTCAGCAGCTGTGCTGTCTTCATCCCTACCATCCGTGGTACTGGCTGAATCTGGCCATGagctttcagaggctcctggagTCTGACGGCCGTCCAGACAGATCCAGCACCGAGGAAGAACACGACCAGCAGCAGGGGACAAGTAGCATTTTACGATTAAAGACCATCATGTGCTTGATAAGAACAAG GTTGCTATTTGAAATCCTGCGGATTCAGCAGTTCTCATTCGTCCTGGAGAATAGCCAGAGGGCCTTACAAGACATTGAGGAAGCTCTACATGTTCTACAGCCAACAGAAAAAATGCTTCAGACAGTGTCTGAG GTGATGGCAGAAGACCTCAATCCAGAGAAGATGAGAGAGGAAAACCAAGATGGGGAGAGTTTATCAGGACTTTATATTAAAGACTTTGATGACAGGTGGTGGAACAAACTCCACACTAAAATGCAGCAGGAGACTCCAGCTTTATCCATGCACAGACCTCTGCAGGAGACATATGAATAA